The ANME-2 cluster archaeon genome includes the window TTGTTTAAGGTAACTGCGAACTGCATCCCGAATTTTTCAAGCAGCAACATCTCATTATCGCCTAAAATCCTGTAAGGTGACGCCATCAGGTCAACCATACCGATTAAACTGCCTTTCAGCCTCAATTGTAAGCTGATTATGGATGCCTCCACATTAACCTGCTCAGATTCGGCCAGTCCCGGGATATGTGCAGAAAGTGGTGAAATGGTCACTGGATTATCAGGGTCAAGGACCTTTTGCATAGCAGGGCTGTCCAGGGACTGCCGTTGTAACAGTTCCACAAACTTTGGCGGCGATCCCACAGACCATTTAATTTCAATCTTATTTTCTTTTATTAAATATATTACTCCGCCTTCCAATTCCATTATGTCAACGATTTGCTCAAGAGCGCATTTGATAAGTTCATTAGAATTTACACAGTTGCTGAACAGGTTGCCCATTTCATAGAGTCTGGCAATCTCGCGGTTTTTCTTTTCAACCATTTCCTGTATCCTGTTTCGTTCCGTAGCATCACGGAACACCCCAATGTGGAATGTAATATCACTGCTTTCATTTTTTACAGGAGATACAATCCCTTCAAGATGAACTATACTGTCCTTTTGAGTGGTCTGCTCGATTTCAAATGGTTTATGAGATGCATATACTATATCTGGTATGCACGGTGAATGATGTTCATCAGGGGACATTGTTCCGGGAGGAATTTCACATTCTAAAATATCGTGCATCCTCTTATTGCAGTAGATGACATTCAAATCAGAGTCAGTCACCATCACACCGTCCCCCATGTCACTAAGTACAGTATCAAGGAAGTTCTTTGTATTTTCAAGTTCACTGATCTTTTCCTCAAGTTTCCTGAAGATACGGTCACTGTACAGTTTCAGGTATTCTTCCTCGCTCTTTATAAGGGGATTTACAGGTGCTGTCACCCCGATCTCATATTCTTTGAGGGTGGTTCTAATTTCATGGAGCAGGTCCCTGGGCTCTGTCGGCTTGATCATGAACCGTGATGCACCCAGGGAAGCTGCAAGTTCCTTGTCCTTTTCGCTTACATAATGTGCAGTGTAGAAAATAAATGGAATATTACTCAAGTTCCCACTTTTATTTATTTCACGCAGCAGTGTGAAACCATCCATCTCAGGCATCATAATATCTGATATTATCATGTCTGGTTTTGATTTTCTTAAATACTTTAATGCATCAATACCACTCACAGCTTCAGCCACCTCATATCCATTGGATATAAGAATTGTTGAAACCAATTTCCTGTCTGTCTTCCTGTCATCAACTACCAGTATTGTCATTGTTCCTCAGTTTTTCAATTTTTTCTACAATAGTCAGTGGATCAATAGGTTTTTAAAAGTACCCGTCACACCCCACATCAAGTATCTTTTCCCTGTCACCTGCCATGGCATATGAAGTTATGGCAATGATCGGGATTTCCTGCATGTCATCCACCATACGAATGCGTTTTACAGCCTCTATTCCATTGATATCCGGAAGCTGGATATCCATCAATATTAAATCCAGCCTCTCCGCTATTGCTTTTTCTACGCCTTCCTCCCTGGAAAAAGCTTTAATGGGTTCGTACCCATGTTTATTTAATACTAAACAGATTTGTTTCATATTATTTTCATTATCTTCAACTGCAAGCACCCGCTTCATTTTGATTCAGCCTCCGTGTCATATTTTTCAAGTTTAACTGGAATGTTTATGGCAAATGTACTGCCAGTACCATACTCAGATGTTACTTCTACTGTGCCTCCAAGTACATCCTCTGTGAGTTTTTTTGTCAAATATAGACCAAGCCCTGTTCCCTGTGTTTTTGCGGAAAGGGATGATCCAAGCCTTACAAATGGTGCAAATAATTTTGGAATATCATCAGGCATTATCCCAATACCAGTGTCTATAACAGATATGTTTACCATACTGTTTATAGTTTTTGCATGTAAGGTAATCATACCTTTGTCTGTAAACTTATTATACTAAACCGCATCTATTTTTTATAACTTTCATATACTATGACTGCATTATATGGTATATGAAAAAAGGTGAACCATTTCAACGAGTTAGCATTTTAGATGCAGAATATGAACAACTTATAGTTGTTGAGCCGAAAACCAAGTCTGTTAAAGCGCTGAAGCGCATTCAAGCGTTTAAGCTCATGTATCTTGGTTGGAAATATTCAGCTATTGCTGAATTCTTATCAGTTACGAATAATACCATCACTAATTGGATCAATTACTATAAAGAAGGTGGAATCGACTCTTTACTCTTGCTCAATTATAAAGGCGGACAAGCAAAATTAAGTGAAGAGCAATTATCTGAACTTAAAATCGAAGCCGGTAAAGGTGCATTTGCTATTGCAAAAGACTTACGGCAATATATAAAGAAGAACTTTGGTATTGAGTACAATTTGAGTCATGTGCAGCTCTTGTATAAAAAAAACTTCAATTATCCTTTAAGAAAACAGGATTGATTCCAGGTAAGGCTCCAATCGAAACAGTACAGAAAGATTTTATCCGGCAGATATAGTACTATTCCCAAGAAAAAAGAACGGTCTTTGAAAATCGGAAGTATTAATGGTAGTTTACTGATTAATAACTAAGGTATTGTATTACAACGAAATATATTATATTCTAATAATCCAGTTAAGATACCATGCTCCCTTCAAAGGTAAAGGACTGGATGGTAGCTGGTTTATGGGAAGATATGGACCAGGCCATCTACTCAGTTAACAAGTTAAAACTGTTAAACGGAGCCTACTGGTTCTGGCTCATGTCAGATTATGAACAAAACAACCCCAGAATGCTTCAGGTACTTATCAGCCACGGGGCTTTTGATTATAAACTGAACGATAAACATTTCATCAATAATCAATCCAGTTATGAAAAATTTACATGCTATTGCGGCATCTGGGAATATAGGGACGGTAAGGTATCAGACCTGGTCCATGACAGTTGTGACTGCACTGTAACCCCGGGCCAATTCCTGTGTGTTACCGAATCAGGGTATGAAATCTCAATCACCAACTCATTCCCGACTTATGACATGATAGTCACGAACAGGGATTCTGTAGTTACAAAGTTCAGTTCGGTCTCCTCGAAATTCAATGGAGGATATATACAAAATCCACTGGTCAGTTATCCGTCCGGAATAGCCTACAGTGAGGATTTCGATGCCTATGCCCGCAACAGCAGGGGGTTTCAGTATTTCGTTGCAAGTAAGATGAGCGACCTGTTCGCAACATGTGAGGGGGAATTATTCGGACGGGACTTCCAGGGCAGTTTCTGGCTGGAAAGGTCCCTGGGTTTTGGTTCCACGCTGCCGTGGAAGATCGTCATGGTCAATTTCAGCGATAAATCCAGGTTATGGTACCGTTATTTCCCCTCTAAAATCCTTAATTACGGGTCGCCCCTCGAGTTCATTTTCGATGATATGGTCACTAAAAGGCGCTACCATTTCAGTGAAATGAAGTTTGAGTATACAGGCAGCAACCATGGACCCACAATGAAATTCGGTCCGGGTGTGGATACCATACATTTATCAGCCTCAGGGGATCAGGGTGAAAAAATACACCTTACTGCAAAGATACTGGACAGGCACCTATACAGGTACGATGTGGCCAGGATAAAGTTCAACTACAACCAGCTCGTGCTGGAAGTAGAGGATATTGAAGCAGTAGTGGACGGCACAGACCTGATGCAAGATAAGGAGCAAACATTGAGTTATGGTGAGGATGCCTATTTCAGCTTACAGGATGGCGTGGACTAGTGTCAAGTCAACCATACAATATCGCTAGATATATTATCTGACACTGTTTCATTTCCCAGTTATTTTTAAGACGCAGATTTACACTGATTTACGCAGATTTAAGGTTGCATCTGCGTAACCTGCACGCCCTTAAGGCGTAGCAGGCATTCACTTCCCGCGGAAGTGAATGTATCAGTGTAAATCTGCGTCTAATATTATTATTGAAATAATTTGATTTTAGAATTGTGCCCTATTCCCTTCATAATCTGACACTTTGATGTTGACTTGACACTAGGCTTTAATGGACCGGGATGGGATGATCGAAATGGGATAGACCGGAATGGTTTATTTCCCGAATCTGCGCTGGCGTTTCTGGTAATCCCTTAGAGCACGCAGGAAATCCAGTTTTCTTAAATTGACCCAGCTAACATCAGTGAAATATATTTCTGAATACACTGACTGCCAGATCAGGAAATCAGCCAGGCGTTTCCCTCCTGAACGTATCACCAGGTCAGGTTCATACTTGATAAGCAAGTGTTGTTCAATGGCAGACCCGTCAATATCCCCTGGTTTCAGCCTACCCTCCCTAACCTCGGACATTATCTCCCTGAATGCTTCTGTTAGTTCTTTTTTGCCGCCATATCCCAGGGATATGTTGATCTGTATCCTTGAGGTTTCACCTTTCCTGAGATTTTTAATCTTCCCGTCAAAAGACAGCAGGTCAATCCCAGCATCAACCTCCAGCAATGTATCAGTTAAACATGTTACCAGCTCATTGTAAACCTGGCCCTTGATCGCGGTATCCAGGTCTATCAGGCTGACATAGATTGTGAGGATATTGATACCATATTCCCGGCACCATGTGATAAAGTCAAGTATCCTATCGGGAGAACCAGTCTCAAGTAGGTCACTTTCTGTAATGATAAGCACGATATGGGTGGGAAGTGAAGAAACATCCTTTCGTATAACCTTGTCAAGCTTTTGCTCATAGAGCCGGGAAAAGAATTTCATTGTATATTAGTAATACCTGTAGGATAAATTATTTGCCTTGTGAGGTTGTCTGGAACCCTTGATATCAATGTCTGTTGAAGTATGCAATGATGTGTCTTTCAAATACCTATTGCAATTCATACTGTTAGCTATACTGCTGCCCTTTTTCCCATTGATATACATTGTGGTTGCACTTATTCCCATTTTAGCTGTCCATTTATTGAAGTCCAGGCAACACAGTGCTCTTCCGTCATCACTGTCCG containing:
- a CDS encoding response regulator, translating into MTILVVDDRKTDRKLVSTILISNGYEVAEAVSGIDALKYLRKSKPDMIISDIMMPEMDGFTLLREINKSGNLSNIPFIFYTAHYVSEKDKELAASLGASRFMIKPTEPRDLLHEIRTTLKEYEIGVTAPVNPLIKSEEEYLKLYSDRIFRKLEEKISELENTKNFLDTVLSDMGDGVMVTDSDLNVIYCNKRMHDILECEIPPGTMSPDEHHSPCIPDIVYASHKPFEIEQTTQKDSIVHLEGIVSPVKNESSDITFHIGVFRDATERNRIQEMVEKKNREIARLYEMGNLFSNCVNSNELIKCALEQIVDIMELEGGVIYLIKENKIEIKWSVGSPPKFVELLQRQSLDSPAMQKVLDPDNPVTISPLSAHIPGLAESEQVNVEASIISLQLRLKGSLIGMVDLMASPYRILGDNEMLLLEKFGMQFAVTLNNFLKYEILQQEVMEHK
- a CDS encoding response regulator, with translation MKRVLAVEDNENNMKQICLVLNKHGYEPIKAFSREEGVEKAIAERLDLILMDIQLPDINGIEAVKRIRMVDDMQEIPIIAITSYAMAGDREKILDVGCDGYF
- a CDS encoding helix-turn-helix domain-containing protein; the encoded protein is MKKGEPFQRVSILDAEYEQLIVVEPKTKSVKALKRIQAFKLMYLGWKYSAIAEFLSVTNNTITNWINYYKEGGIDSLLLLNYKGGQAKLSEEQLSELKIEAGKGAFAIAKDLRQYIKKNFGIEYNLSHVQLLYKKNFNYPLRKQD
- a CDS encoding undecaprenyl diphosphate synthase family protein codes for the protein MKFFSRLYEQKLDKVIRKDVSSLPTHIVLIITESDLLETGSPDRILDFITWCREYGINILTIYVSLIDLDTAIKGQVYNELVTCLTDTLLEVDAGIDLLSFDGKIKNLRKGETSRIQINISLGYGGKKELTEAFREIMSEVREGRLKPGDIDGSAIEQHLLIKYEPDLVIRSGGKRLADFLIWQSVYSEIYFTDVSWVNLRKLDFLRALRDYQKRQRRFGK